One region of Pleuronectes platessa chromosome 18, fPlePla1.1, whole genome shotgun sequence genomic DNA includes:
- the LOC128462028 gene encoding chromodomain-helicase-DNA-binding protein 4 isoform X2: protein MSGSEDERDEYGAPEERILHDDDEEEISESETPKVKKKKKAKKSRESKGSKRRSRREELPVSSPEHMDVGVVEEVEGGVAVQRTDSEGSDYTPGRKKKKRASSGKEKKRSSSGAERSSSKKKEPEPEPEEDDDDDDDDSSEPKSSSQLLDDWGMEDIDHVFTEEDYRSLTNYKAFSQFVRPLIAAKNPKIAVSKMMMVLGAKWREFSTNNPLRGAAAANAALATANVPAAVDNMVAEVVPIAPPPPPPVEPPPPPAPPLRKAKTKEGKGPNARKKTKSTAKPQEKKNLAKTKKVAPLKIKLGGFNSKRKRSSSEEDEPEVDSDFEDGSMNSVSVSEGSNSRSSRTKKKQSSKSKPKKKKAEDGDGYETDHQDYCEVCQQGGEIILCDTCPRAYHMVCLDPDMEKAPEGTWSCPHCEKEGIQWEAREEVSEAEEDPVEAEMEEDDHHMEFCRVCKDGGELLCCDSCPSSYHIHCLNPPLPEIPNGEWICPRCTCAPMKGKIQKILTWRWGAPPSPTPVPRAPELAADAPDPSPLAGRPDREFFAKWSNMSYWHCSWVTELQLELHCQVMFRNYQRKNDMDDPPPIDSAEGDETKSLKRKSKDPMYAQLEEKYLRFGIKMEWLVIHRIINHSLDRKNNIHYLIKWRELAYDQATWEADDMDVPEFDHYKVQYWHHRELMMGDEGRPGKKIKVKGRVKRPDRPPENPVIDPTIKFEKQPEYLDSTGGTLHPYQLEGLNWLRFSWAQGTDTILADEMGLGKTVQTAVFLSSLYKEGHSKGPFLVSAPLSTIINWEREFEMWAPDLYVVTYVGDKDSRAVIRENEFSYEDNAIRGGKKASRMKKDSAVKFHVLLTSYELITIDMAILGSIDWACLVVDEAHRLKNNQSKFFRVLNNYPLQHKLLLTGTPLQNNLEELFHLLNFLTPLRFSNLEGFLEEFADIAKEDQIKKLHDMLGPHMLRRLKADVFKHMPSKTELILRVELSPMQKKYYKFILTKNFEALNTKGGGNQVSLLNVVMDLKKCCNHPYLFPTAAMEAPKMPNGMYDGGALVKGAGKLTLLQKMMRKLKNGGHRVLIFSQMTKMLDLLEDFLENEGYKYERIDGGITGGMRQEAIDRFNAPGAQQFAFLLSTRAGGLGINLATADTVVIYDSDWNPHNDIQAFSRAHRIGQNKKVMIYRFVTKASVEERITQVAKKKMMLTHLVVRPGLGSKTGSMSKQELDDILKFGTEQLFKDELEGFHRSTNKEYVATPEDSSIIHYDDKAIDRLLDRDQSATDDTELQSMNEYLSSFKVAQYVVKDEEEEEEEVQREIIKQEESVDPDYWEKLLRHHYEQQQEDLARNLGKGKRIRKQVNYNDGSQEDRGRRADWQDDQSDGQSDYSVASEEGDEDFDERSEANSRRPNRKGLRNDKDKPLPPLLARVGGNIEVLGFNSRQRKAFLNAVMRYGMPPQDAFTTQWLVRDLRGKSEKEFKAYVSLFMRHLCEPGADGAETFADGVPREGLSRQHVLTRIGVMSLIRKKVQEFEHVNGQWSMPWMAELEENKRAAAQPESPGKTPSTGTPADTQPNTPAPVDESIKIDEALKEGEKEVKKELEAEKNSKEPVKVTDEVIAIPDDDEKSPTAAEEEEKKKNGEEPMETDKPIKGDAETVKEKEGETEEKKEKEKEKEGESEKKSPEAAEETKSPSEEKTDAAEVKPEDLEVKAEEKKEDKTEKMETTPAADEKKAETKEEKETSKEEAAKLQNGESKEGAAPAPTPSTPAAAAATAATAAAAPPTPAAAATAAAVSEEKKKAKTRFMFNIADGGFTELHSLWQNEERAATVTKKTNEIWHRRHDYWLLAGIIQHGYARWQDIQNDVKFAILNEPFKGEMSRGNFLEIKNKFLARRFKLLEQALVIEEQLRRAAYLNMSEDPSHPSMALNTRFSEVECLAESHQHLSKESMSGNKPANAVLHKVLKQLEELLSDMKADVTRLPATIARIPPVAVRLQMSERNILSRLASRGPEAQTQAQTQQMSQQ from the exons ATGTCTGGAAGCGAGGACGAGCGGGATGAGTACGGAGCCCCGGAGGAGCGGATACTGCACG atgacgatgaagaggagATCTCGGAGAGCGAGACTCcaaaggtgaagaagaagaaaaaggccaagaagagcagagagagtAAAGGCAGCAAGAGGCGGTCGCGCAgagag GAACTCCCCGTCAGCTCCCCGGAGCACATGGACGTCggtgtggtggaggaggtggaaggaggTGTCGCTGTGCAGCGCACGGACAGCGAGGGCAGCGACTACACTCCAGGgcgcaagaagaagaagagggccaGCAGTggcaaggagaagaagaggagcagctccGGGGCCGAGCGGAGCTCCTCCAAGAAGAAGGAGCCGGAACCGGAGCCCGAGGAAGACGATGATGACGACGATGACGACAGCTCG GAGCCAAAGTCTTCATCCCAGCTGCTGGATGACTGGGGAATGGAGGACATCGACCACGTCTTCACTGAGGAGGACTACCGCTCGCTGACCAACTACAAGGCCTTCAGCCAGTTCGTCAG GCCTCTAATCGCAGCCAAGAACCCCAAGATCGCAGTGTCCAAGATGATGATGGTTCTGGGCGCCAAGTGGCGTGAGTTCAGCACCAACAACCCGCTGAGGGGCGCCGCAGCTGCCAACGCCGCCCTGGCCACCGCCAACGTACCTGCGGCTGTGGACAACATGGTAGCAGAGGTTGTCCCGAttgcccccccacctccacccccaGTAGAGCCCCCGCCACCGCCTGCACCCCCGCTACGGAAGGCCAAGACCAAGGAAGGCAAAG GTCCGAACGCCCGCAAGAAGACAAAATCTACAGCGAAGCctcaagagaaaaaaaatcttgccAAGACCAAGAAAGTGGCTCCTCTCAAAATCAAACTGGGAGGCTTCAACAGCAAAAGGAAACGCTCGTCG agCGAAGAGGACGAGCCTGAGGTGGACAGCGACTTCGAGGACGGCAGCATGAACAGTGTCTCCGTCTCAGAGGGATCGAACAGTCGCAGCAGCAGAACCAAAAAGAAACAGTCGTCCAAGAGCAAacccaagaagaagaaag CTGAGGATGGAGACGGCTATGAGACGGACCACCAGGATTACTGCGAGGTGTGTCAGCAGGGCGGCGAGATCATCCTGTGTGACACGTGTCCCCGGGCGTACCACATGGTCTGCCTGGACCCCGACATGGAGAAGGCCCCAGAGGGCACCTGGAGCTGCCCACACTGT GAGAAGGAGGGCATCCAGTGGGAAGCCAGGGAGGAGGTCTCCGAGGCCGAGGAGGACCCCGTGGAGGCAGAAATGGAGGAGGACGACCACCACATGGAGTTCTGCAGGGTCTGCAAAGACGGAGGAGAGCTGCTGTGCTGCGACTCGTGCCCCTCGTCCTATCACATCCACTGCCTCAACCCGCCGCTCCCGGAGATCCCCAACGGAGAGTGGATCTGCCCGCGCTGCACG TGTGCCCCCATGAAGGGGAAGATCCAGAAGATCCTGACTTGGCGTTGGggcgcccccccctcccccacacccGTCCCTCGCGCCCCGGAGCTGGCAGCCGACGCCCCCGACCCCTCGCCGCTGGCCGGGCGGCCGGACCGTGAGTTCTTCGCCAAGTGGTCCAACATGTCGTACTGGCACTGCTCCTGGGTCACAGAGCTCCAG ctgGAGCTCCACTGCCAGGTGATGTTCAGGAACTACCAGAGGAAGAACGACATGGACGATCCGCCGCCCATCGACTCGGCTGAAGGGGACGAGACCAAGAGCTTGAAAAGGAAAAGCAAGGACCCCATGTACGCACAGCTGGAGGAGAAGTACCTCCGCTTCGGGATCAAGATGGAGTGGCTGGTGATCCACCGCATCATCAACCACAG TCTGGACCGAAAGAACAACATCCACTACCTGATCAAGTGGAGAGAGCTGGCGTACGACCAGGCCACGTGGGAGGCCGACGACATGGACGTCCCCGAGTTCGACCATTACAAAGTGCAGTACTGGCACCACAG GGAGCTGATGATGGGAGACGAGGGGCGACCCGGCAAGAAGATAAAGGTCAAAGGACGAGTCAAGCGTCCGGACAGGCCTCCAGAGAACCCCGTCATAGAC CCGACGATAAAGTTTGAGAAGCAGCCGGAGTACCTGGACAGCACGGGGGGGACGCTGCACCCCTACCAGCTGGAGGGGCTGAACTGGCTGCGGTTCTCCTGGGCTCAGGGCACGGACACCATCCTGGCTGACGAGATGGGGCTGGGCAAGACGGTGCAGACGGCCGTCTTCCTGTCCTCGCTGTACAAAGAG GGCCACTCCAAGGGGCCGTTCCTGGTCAGCGCGCCGCTCTCCACCATCATCAACTGGGAGCGAGAGTTTGAGATGTGGGCGCCCGACCTTTACGTGGTGACGTACGTGGGCGACAAGGACAGCAGGGCCGTGATCCGAGAGAACGAGTTCTCCTACGAGGACAACGCCATCCGAGGAGGGAAGAAGGCCTCCAGGATGAAG AAAGACTCGGCCGTGAAGTTCCACGTCCTGCTGACGTCCTACGAGCTGATCACCATCGACATGGCGATCCTGGGCTCCATCGACTGGGCCTGCCTGGTGGTGGATGAGGCTCACCGGCTGAAGAACAACCAGTCCAAG TTTTTCCGGGTGTTGAACAACTACCCTCTGCagcacaagctgctgctgacagGAACTCCTCTGCAGAACAACCTGGAGGAGCTTTTCCACTTGCTCAACTTCCTCACACCTCTGCGGTTCAG TAACCTGGAAGGCTTCCTGGAGGAGTTCGCCGACATCGCCAAGGAGGACCAGATCAAGAAGCTGCACGACATGCTGGGTCCTCACATGCTCAGGAGGCTGAAGGCCGACGTCTTCAAGCACATGCCCTCCAAGACCGAGCTCATCCTGAGGGTGGAGCTCAGCCCCATGCAGAA GAAGTACTACAAATTCATCCTGACGAAAAACTTTGAGGCCCTGAACACCAAAGGTGGAGGAAACCAGGTTTCTCTGCTCAACGTGGTCATGGACCTGAAGAAATGCTGCAACCACCCCTACCTCTTCCCCACGGCCGCTATG GAAGCTCCTAAGATGCCCAACGGGATGTACGACGGCGGCGCTCTGGTTAAAGGAGCCGGGAAACTGACGCTGCTGcagaagatgatgaggaagctGAAGAACGGAGGACACCGAGTTCTCATCTTTTCacag ATGACCAAGATGTTGGACCTGCTGGAGGACTTCCTGGAGAACGAGGGCTACAAGTACGAGAGGATTGACGGAGGAATCACCGGCGGCATGAGGCAGGAAGCCATCGATCGCTTCAACG CTCCTGGAGCCCAGCAGTTTGCCTTCCTGCTCTCAACCAGAGCCGGAGGTCTTGGTATCAACTTGGCCACGGCCGACACCGTCGTGATCTACGACTCCGACTGGAACCCTCACAACGACATCCAG GCCTTCAGCCGAGCTCATCGTATCGGTCAGAACAAGAAGGTGATGATCTACCGCTTCGTGACCAAggcctctgtggaggagaggatcACTCAG GTCGccaagaagaagatgatgctGACTCACCTGGTGGTCAGACCTGGTCTCGGATCCAAGACCGGCTCGATGTCCAAACAGGAGCTGGACGACATCTTGAAGTTCGGAACCGAGCAGCTCTTCAAGGACGAGTTGGAAG GTTTTCACAGATCTACAAACAAGGAATATGTCGCCACCCCCGAGGACAGCAGCATCATCCACTACGACGACAAGGCCATCGACCGACTGCTGGACCGAGACCAGAGCGCCACCGACGACACGGAGCTGCAGAGCATGAACGAGTACCTGAGCTCCTTCAAGGTGGCCCAGTACGTGGtcaaggacgaggaggaggag gaggaggaggtgcagcggGAGATCATCAAGCAGGAGGAGAGCGTGGATCCGGACTACTGGGAGAAGCTGCTGCGTCACCACtacgagcagcagcaggaggatctGGCCCGGAACCTCGGCAAAGGAAAACGGATCCGCAAGCAGGTCAACTACAACGACGGGTCACAGGAAGACCGAGGTAGGAGAG CTGATTggcaggatgaccaatccgacGGCCAATCGGATTACTCTGTGGCCTCGGAGGAAGGAGACGAGGACTTTGACGAGCGATCAGAAG CCAACTCCCGCAGGCCGAACAGGAAGGGCCTCAGGAACGACAAAGACAAACCACTGCCCCCCCTGCTGGCCAGGGTGGGAGGCAACATCGAG gtgTTGGGTTTCAACTCTCGGCAGAGGAAGGCCTTCCTGAACGCAGTGATGCGTTATGGGATGCCCCCCCAGGATGCCTTCACCACCCAGTGGCTGGTCCGAGACCTGCGAGGGAAGTCTGAGAAGGAGTTCAA ggccTACGTCTCTCTGTTCATGCGTCACCTCTGTGAACCCGGAGCCGACGGCGCCGAGACCTTCGCGGACGGCGTCCCCAGGGAGGGTTTGTCCCGGCAACATGTCCTCACCCGTATCGGCGTGATGTCGCTGATTCGAAagaag GTGCAGGAGTTCGAGCACGTGAACGGTCAGTGGTCGATGCCGTGGATGGCCGAGCTGGAGGAGAACAAGAGGGCGGCCGCTCAGCCCGAGTCGCCCGGGAAGACCCCGTCCACCGGAACCCCCGCTGACACGCAGCCCAACACTCCTGctccag TTGACGAGTCGATAAAGATTGACGAGGCTttgaaggaaggagagaaggaggtgaagaaagagcTCGAGGCAGAAAAGAACAGTAAAGAGCCGGTGAAGGTGACGGACGAG GTGATCGCGATTCCAGACGATGACGAGAAGAGTCCAACAGCagccgaggaagaggagaagaagaagaacgggGAGGAGCCGATGGAAACGGACAAACCAATCAAAGGAGACGCAGAGAccgtgaaggagaaggagggcgagacggaggagaagaaggagaaggagaaagagaaggaaggagagagcgaGAAGAAGAGTCCGGAGGCAGCGGAGGAAACAAAGTCTCCTTCAGAGGAAAAGACGGACGCAGCAGAGGTCAAACCTGAGgacctggaggtcaaag cagaagaaaagaaagaagacaaaacagaaaagatGGAAACGACACCGGCTGCAGACGAGAAGAAAG CCGAgacgaaggaggagaaggagacttCGAAGGAGGAGGCGGCCAAGCTGCAGAACGGAGAGAGCAAGGAGGGCGCCGCCCCCgcccccaccccctccacccccgCTGCCGCTGCTGCAACCGCTGCCACCGCCgccgctgccccccccacccccgccgccgctgccacagctgcagccgtcagcgaggagaagaagaaggcgaAGACCAGGTTCATGTTCAACATCGCAGACGGAGGATTcacag agcTTCACTCCCTGTGGCAGAACGAGGAGCGCGCTGCCACGGTGACCAAGAAGACCAACGAGATCTGGCATCGCCGCCATGACTACTGGCTGCTGGCCGGCATCATCCA acacgGCTACGCCCGCTGGCAGGACATCCAGAACGACGTGAAGTTCGCCATCCTCAACGAGCCCTTCAAGGGAGAGATGAGCCGGGGCAACTTCCTGGAGATCAAGAACAAGTTCCTCGCCAGACGCTTCAAG ctGTTGGAGCAGGCGCTGGTGATCGAGGAGCAGCTGCGCCGCGCCGCCTACCTCAACATGTCGGAGGACCCCTCCCACCCCTCCATGGCGCTCAACACGCGCTTCAGCGAGGTGGAGTGTCTGGCCGAGTCGCACCAGCACCTCAGCAAAGAGTCCATGTCCGGGAACAAGCCGGCCAACGCCGTCCTGCACAAAG tgctgaagcagctggaggagctgctgagtgACATGAAGGCTGACGTGACCCGCCTCCCAGCGACCATCGCTCGGATACCGCCGGTCGCTGTGCGGCTCCAGATGTCAGAGAGGAACATCCTGAGCCGGCTGGCCAGCAGGGGGCCCGAGGCAcagacacaggcacagacacaacag ATGTCGCAGCAGTAA